The Armatimonas rosea genome includes a window with the following:
- a CDS encoding methyltransferase: MIQPTLRRYPLVKNDPLQAWDAADELLLKHVAALELAGKRVLIVHDHFGALTCSLEAEELTSYTDSFLSHRAIQLNSQGARSTVSTLDELTGVYDFVLLRFPKNLSYFEDILCRLTAHLRPGSLLICASMVKHLSVGVFPLLQKYIGETSTSLAEKKARLVFAEFEKEAVASPFPLSLDIPGLAHPFTNHSNLFSREKLDPGTKFLLQHLPEGPFAKVLDLGCGNGILGIVAQQRYPDAALTFSDESRMALQSAETNYRKFFPEGTAAFVWANCYEDQERDSLDLVLCNPPFHQETTVHDGIAWQMFVDARRALKVGGTLRVIGNSHLGYHLKLKRIFGRAKIVATNDKFMIVDAVKTPTQVIQ; encoded by the coding sequence GTGATACAACCAACCCTCCGGCGCTACCCCCTGGTCAAGAACGACCCCCTCCAAGCCTGGGACGCCGCCGATGAGCTGCTCCTCAAGCATGTCGCTGCCCTGGAGCTCGCCGGTAAGCGCGTCTTGATCGTCCACGACCACTTCGGTGCCCTCACCTGCTCGCTGGAGGCCGAGGAGCTCACCAGCTACACGGACTCGTTTCTCAGCCACCGCGCGATCCAGCTCAATAGCCAAGGGGCCCGCTCGACCGTCTCGACCCTCGACGAGCTCACCGGGGTCTACGATTTTGTGCTCCTGCGCTTCCCCAAGAACCTCTCGTACTTTGAGGACATTCTCTGTCGGCTCACGGCGCACCTGCGGCCCGGCTCGCTCCTGATCTGCGCCAGCATGGTCAAGCACCTCTCGGTCGGGGTGTTTCCCTTGCTCCAGAAGTACATCGGCGAGACATCGACCAGCCTGGCGGAGAAGAAGGCGCGCTTGGTCTTCGCGGAGTTTGAGAAAGAGGCCGTCGCCTCGCCGTTCCCGCTCTCGCTCGACATTCCGGGCCTTGCCCATCCCTTCACCAACCACTCCAATCTCTTCAGCCGCGAGAAGCTCGATCCCGGCACCAAGTTCCTGCTCCAACACCTCCCCGAGGGGCCGTTTGCCAAGGTCCTCGACCTGGGCTGTGGCAACGGCATCCTGGGGATTGTTGCCCAGCAGCGCTACCCCGATGCCGCACTCACGTTCTCCGATGAGTCCCGCATGGCTCTCCAGAGCGCCGAGACCAACTACCGAAAGTTCTTCCCTGAGGGCACGGCGGCATTTGTCTGGGCCAACTGCTACGAGGACCAGGAGCGCGACTCGCTGGACCTCGTGCTCTGCAACCCGCCGTTCCACCAGGAGACCACGGTCCACGATGGGATCGCCTGGCAGATGTTTGTCGATGCCCGCCGCGCGCTAAAAGTAGGGGGGACGCTCCGGGTGATCGGGAACTCCCACCTGGGCTACCACCTCAAGCTCAAGCGCATCTTTGGCCGGGCGAAAATTGTCGCCACCAACGATAAGTTCATGATTGTCGATGCCGTCAAGACGCCTACCCAAGTGATACAATAG
- a CDS encoding glycoside hydrolase family 32 protein, with translation MTEPLRPLLHFTAPRGWLNDPNGLVFYAGYWHLFYQHNPQGTEWGNMTWGHARSRDLVRWEHLPHALEPYDGGTIFSGSAVCDEAGVAGLGKGALLLFYTFAGKPFDQRLASSTDGGKTFTQHTWNPVLPNVEGENRDPRVFWHEASKHWCMALYVRRGEVDGIEFYQSHNLTDWSFSSRIEGFYECPECFELDGTWVLFGADGGYVLGQFDGKTFHPEGERQKLDQGMHFYAAQTYSHAPEGRRVLIAWMRGGSFPKMPFNQQLTFPTEVTLKEVGGQKRLCRQPVAEIAGLWRETWELNQTALVPGCGLIGLWEGEAFDIEAELIVQPDALLQLSVRGSEVRYDAASQMLTCQGRTARLPLGESQRLRLRVLCDRTSIEVFAGEGDVVLSTCFLPDPTHRTVTVAAPNGGIFLETLAVRLIRG, from the coding sequence ATGACAGAGCCGCTTCGACCTTTACTGCACTTCACCGCCCCGCGCGGCTGGCTCAACGACCCCAATGGGCTGGTCTTCTACGCGGGCTACTGGCACCTGTTCTACCAGCACAACCCACAGGGAACCGAGTGGGGGAACATGACCTGGGGACATGCCCGGAGCCGCGATCTGGTGCGCTGGGAGCACCTTCCCCACGCGCTGGAGCCCTACGACGGTGGGACGATCTTCTCCGGCTCGGCGGTCTGTGACGAGGCGGGGGTGGCGGGGCTGGGCAAGGGGGCACTGCTGCTCTTCTACACGTTTGCGGGAAAGCCGTTTGACCAGCGCCTCGCCAGCTCTACCGACGGCGGAAAGACCTTCACACAGCACACCTGGAACCCGGTCTTGCCCAATGTCGAGGGCGAGAACCGGGACCCGCGTGTCTTCTGGCACGAGGCGAGCAAGCACTGGTGCATGGCGCTCTATGTCCGTCGTGGCGAGGTCGATGGGATCGAGTTCTACCAGTCCCACAACCTCACGGACTGGAGTTTCTCCAGCCGGATCGAGGGCTTCTACGAGTGCCCGGAGTGCTTCGAGCTCGACGGTACCTGGGTGCTCTTCGGGGCCGATGGGGGCTACGTGCTCGGGCAGTTCGATGGCAAGACCTTCCACCCCGAGGGCGAGCGGCAGAAGCTGGACCAGGGAATGCACTTCTACGCCGCCCAGACCTACAGCCACGCCCCCGAGGGACGCCGGGTGCTGATCGCCTGGATGCGTGGGGGGAGCTTCCCCAAGATGCCCTTCAACCAGCAGCTGACCTTCCCCACCGAGGTGACTCTGAAAGAGGTCGGAGGGCAGAAGCGTCTCTGCCGCCAGCCGGTCGCGGAGATCGCGGGGCTCTGGCGCGAGACCTGGGAGCTGAACCAGACCGCCCTCGTGCCGGGCTGTGGCCTGATTGGGCTCTGGGAAGGGGAGGCCTTTGATATCGAGGCCGAGCTGATCGTCCAGCCCGATGCGCTCTTGCAGCTCTCCGTCCGTGGGAGCGAGGTGCGCTACGATGCGGCCAGCCAGATGCTCACCTGCCAGGGCCGGACGGCGCGGCTTCCGCTGGGCGAGTCGCAGCGCCTGAGGCTACGGGTTCTCTGTGATCGGACCAGTATCGAGGTCTTTGCCGGCGAGGGGGATGTCGTGCTCTCGACCTGCTTCCTCCCCGACCCCACCCACCGGACCGTCACCGTGGCGGCTCCCAACGGGGGGATCTTCCTAGAGACCCTGGCGGTGCGCTTAATCCGCGGCTAA
- a CDS encoding FmdB family zinc ribbon protein, producing MPTYGYRCTACGHEFERVQKITDPRLTECEECNGPVKKIIYPVGIAFKGDGFYINDSKKESGKAKPAESKPAEAKTETAATETKTESKSETKVESTPAAKPSVP from the coding sequence ATGCCTACGTATGGTTATCGCTGCACCGCGTGCGGCCATGAGTTTGAGCGGGTTCAAAAAATCACCGACCCGCGCCTGACAGAGTGTGAAGAGTGCAACGGCCCGGTCAAGAAGATCATCTACCCGGTCGGGATTGCGTTTAAGGGCGACGGTTTCTACATCAACGACTCGAAGAAAGAGTCGGGCAAGGCCAAGCCTGCGGAGAGCAAGCCCGCCGAGGCAAAGACGGAGACAGCGGCCACCGAGACCAAGACCGAGTCCAAGTCAGAGACCAAGGTGGAGTCGACCCCAGCGGCAAAGCCCTCCGTACCCTAA
- a CDS encoding putative bifunctional diguanylate cyclase/phosphodiesterase, whose amino-acid sequence MMSSEDSATLSPHFQQLVGALITLLSRQPGVLGTILTLESSQERWSYLEWQGAGRFSPQAIRYQTLFGESNLQHCPEGIVESLTVEQSQRFGGLVGGVAIIPLLDMQGYAVGELMVLLQRPDGFTPTLRQAMLQLTLQIHALTQLRQQAMARQLESAAAGNAIAQFDPLTLLPNRAHFSKKVEEEIQEREQSSLRRQGKESPLLALLFVDLDRFKRINDTLGHAIGDQLLKEVASRFATCMEPGDVLARLGGDEFTALLPQPRNQKHAQMTAQMLINSLRRPILIGKEELSVGASIGISFYPQDGRDASTLLQHADIAMYQAKKHSGLALYAPSMSAGGYKRLIEEGELRHAIEEGLLTVSYQPQVDPNTGEWRTLEALARWRHPKRGMVPPAHFVPLAEQTDLIGALGEFILRRACADMAAWRACYGIDLAISVNFSARQFSGTDMVSQITRILGETNLPCHALEMEMTESTLASSLDNLPTAMRRLRELGVRIAVDDFGTGYSSLAYLRRFPVDAIKVDQSFVSGAGKNTTDNALVRAAVEMAHALNLQAIAEGVETESQNTFLQEIGCDLLQGYFFSQPLTAEQVELHLSQRRQQQAA is encoded by the coding sequence ATGATGTCTTCCGAGGATTCTGCCACACTCTCCCCGCACTTCCAACAGCTTGTCGGGGCGTTGATCACGCTGCTAAGCCGCCAGCCCGGCGTCCTGGGGACCATCCTGACCCTGGAGTCGTCGCAGGAGCGCTGGAGCTACTTGGAGTGGCAGGGCGCAGGGCGCTTCTCCCCGCAAGCGATCCGCTACCAGACCCTCTTTGGGGAGAGCAACCTCCAGCACTGCCCCGAGGGCATTGTCGAGTCCCTGACCGTGGAGCAGAGCCAGCGCTTTGGTGGCCTAGTCGGGGGTGTCGCGATCATTCCCCTGCTGGACATGCAGGGCTACGCTGTGGGCGAGCTGATGGTGCTCCTGCAGCGCCCCGATGGCTTTACCCCCACGCTCCGGCAGGCGATGCTCCAGCTGACCCTCCAGATCCATGCCCTCACGCAGCTCCGCCAGCAGGCCATGGCGCGCCAGCTGGAGAGTGCCGCCGCCGGCAATGCCATCGCCCAGTTCGACCCGCTCACGCTCCTGCCCAACCGTGCCCATTTCTCTAAGAAAGTGGAAGAGGAGATTCAAGAGCGCGAGCAGAGCAGCCTACGCCGCCAGGGAAAAGAGAGCCCCCTGCTTGCTCTGCTCTTTGTGGACCTGGACCGGTTTAAGCGCATCAACGACACCCTCGGCCACGCCATTGGTGACCAGCTCCTGAAGGAAGTGGCCTCGCGCTTTGCGACCTGTATGGAGCCCGGCGATGTGCTGGCGCGGCTGGGCGGCGATGAGTTCACCGCGCTCCTGCCCCAGCCCCGCAACCAGAAGCACGCCCAGATGACCGCGCAGATGCTCATCAACTCTCTGCGTCGCCCTATCCTGATCGGCAAGGAAGAGCTCAGTGTCGGGGCGAGTATCGGGATCTCTTTCTACCCCCAAGACGGCCGCGATGCCTCGACCCTGCTCCAGCATGCCGATATCGCCATGTACCAGGCCAAGAAACACAGCGGCCTCGCGCTCTATGCACCGTCGATGAGCGCGGGGGGCTACAAGCGCCTGATCGAGGAAGGCGAGCTACGACACGCCATTGAGGAAGGCCTCCTGACTGTCAGCTACCAGCCACAGGTAGACCCCAACACGGGCGAGTGGCGCACGCTGGAGGCCCTCGCCCGCTGGCGTCACCCCAAGCGCGGGATGGTTCCCCCCGCCCACTTTGTCCCCCTCGCGGAGCAGACCGACCTGATCGGTGCGCTGGGCGAGTTTATCCTACGCCGTGCCTGCGCCGACATGGCCGCCTGGCGCGCCTGCTACGGGATCGACCTGGCTATCAGTGTCAACTTCTCCGCGCGCCAGTTCTCCGGCACCGACATGGTCAGCCAGATCACGCGCATCCTTGGGGAGACCAACCTCCCCTGCCACGCGCTGGAGATGGAGATGACCGAGTCCACCCTCGCCAGCAGCCTCGACAACCTCCCCACCGCGATGCGCCGCCTCCGGGAGCTGGGGGTGCGGATCGCCGTGGACGACTTCGGCACCGGGTACTCGTCGCTGGCCTACCTGCGGCGCTTCCCTGTGGATGCCATCAAGGTCGACCAGAGCTTTGTCTCGGGGGCGGGCAAGAACACCACGGACAACGCTCTGGTGCGTGCGGCGGTCGAGATGGCCCATGCCCTCAACCTCCAGGCAATCGCCGAGGGGGTGGAGACCGAGAGCCAGAACACCTTCCTCCAGGAGATCGGCTGTGATCTCTTGCAGGGCTACTTCTTTAGCCAGCCGCTCACCGCCGAGCAGGTCGAGCTACACCTTAGCCAGCGCCGGCAGCAGCAAGCCGCTTAG
- a CDS encoding ParB/RepB/Spo0J family partition protein — MSTFIELPLELIQAAEDQPRKTFYQDSLEELSNSIRERGVLEPIVVRPKTLSTGEIRYEIVMGERRFRASHLAGKTHIPAIVRSLTDDEAAADALLENFQREDLNPIERARAIAALLEQMPMEKVGKVLGVSDTTLRRALDLLQLPELMQAELAERKGEGTNTGAFAESHARALLPLNGMPKIQARLMEKIKQERLSVAQVEQTVAAIQQYPQKSEVFLRVGSGVSEQMIRSLKATDERRKPYRPQTAHEQLKVLDKQVTGVIDTIDPRIVEFLGMEDMNRLLALLTRAAGHLSSLAEQVRGALESADYGFRELYIHCPLCGRIELVGALRCSTCFTVLRRCADCGHFDPQQSWCREYGTTIAKDEAEAPTEEAVSYRCSDFQPRYVPQGMELPVLKAA, encoded by the coding sequence ATGTCCACATTCATAGAACTTCCTCTCGAGCTGATTCAGGCAGCCGAGGACCAGCCCCGAAAGACCTTCTACCAGGACTCGCTGGAGGAGCTCTCCAACTCCATCCGCGAGCGGGGTGTCCTAGAGCCCATTGTCGTTCGTCCCAAGACTCTCTCCACGGGCGAGATTCGCTATGAGATTGTCATGGGCGAGCGCCGCTTCCGAGCGAGCCACCTGGCGGGGAAGACCCATATCCCCGCGATTGTTCGCTCGCTCACCGACGATGAAGCGGCGGCGGATGCGCTCCTGGAGAACTTCCAGCGTGAGGACCTCAACCCTATCGAGCGTGCTCGGGCCATCGCTGCCCTGCTCGAGCAGATGCCCATGGAGAAAGTGGGGAAGGTTCTCGGGGTCTCCGATACCACCCTGCGCCGAGCTCTCGATCTGCTCCAGCTCCCCGAGCTCATGCAGGCCGAGCTCGCCGAGCGCAAGGGCGAGGGAACCAACACCGGCGCCTTTGCCGAGAGCCATGCCCGCGCTCTGCTCCCTCTCAATGGGATGCCCAAGATCCAGGCGCGCTTGATGGAGAAGATCAAACAAGAGCGCCTCAGTGTCGCCCAAGTCGAGCAGACCGTCGCCGCGATCCAGCAGTACCCCCAGAAGAGCGAGGTCTTTCTACGTGTGGGAAGTGGGGTCAGCGAGCAGATGATCCGCTCCCTCAAGGCCACCGATGAGCGCCGCAAGCCCTACCGCCCTCAGACCGCACACGAGCAGCTAAAGGTCCTGGATAAACAAGTCACGGGCGTCATCGATACGATCGACCCTCGGATTGTCGAGTTTCTGGGCATGGAGGACATGAACCGCCTCCTGGCCCTCCTTACCCGCGCCGCGGGCCACCTCAGCTCCCTCGCCGAGCAGGTCCGCGGAGCCCTAGAGAGCGCCGACTACGGCTTCCGTGAGCTCTATATCCACTGTCCCCTCTGTGGGCGGATCGAGCTGGTGGGGGCGCTACGGTGCTCGACCTGCTTTACGGTCCTGCGACGCTGTGCGGACTGTGGGCACTTCGATCCCCAGCAAAGCTGGTGCCGTGAGTACGGAACGACGATCGCCAAGGACGAAGCCGAGGCCCCGACGGAGGAGGCAGTCTCCTACCGCTGCTCGGACTTCCAGCCCCGCTATGTCCCGCAAGGCATGGAGCTCCCCGTCCTCAAGGCCGCTTAG
- the argS gene encoding arginine--tRNA ligase — MHYVFDQLREQASAALVATGLIAPEQLALAEPKNRDLADLACPIFAAAKAAGEAPPAFSQKLAAAVRLPEAGLLAKVEAAGGFVNFTVRPEALAAAVLAEVTERGDAFGKDSSVGAGEKVIVEYSSPNIARKMHVGHLRSTVIGHSLRLIFEALGYDVIADNHLGDWGTQFGMLLAAIDLWKLTPWDDPDPVQSLVVLYAKYNSEAKEDESLKDLARAWFKKLEDGDVWARETWQKLIDITMAEFSRTYDRLGVSFTTQHGESYFESRMPAVMAEAVEKGVARRDAGGALVVEFDDKLPSCLLQKSDGGTLYQTRDAATCLYRLENYAPARNIYVVGAEQKLHFQQVFEIVRRMGYEKIADVSIHISFGKVSPPNGGRFSMREGNVVFLNDVLDEAVERAEAAMRANVAAGRSELTEEEIPEIAETLGIGAVVYADLFQGPDRNITFDWDKMLQSEGNTAMYLQYAHARCRSILRKASPLAPPSDGGGGGLLVHPAEQALLKQLARMPHAVREAGEKYLPASVADWTFQLAKAFSTFWENCPVLRDDVAPEMRTARLELVAATAQGLKNGLALLGIKAPERV; from the coding sequence ATGCACTACGTATTTGACCAGCTCCGGGAGCAGGCGAGCGCGGCACTTGTCGCCACGGGCCTGATCGCGCCGGAGCAGCTCGCGCTCGCCGAGCCCAAGAACCGAGACCTCGCTGACCTTGCCTGCCCGATCTTTGCCGCCGCCAAGGCTGCGGGCGAGGCCCCGCCCGCCTTCTCCCAGAAGCTCGCCGCCGCCGTGCGTTTGCCGGAAGCCGGCCTGCTCGCGAAAGTGGAGGCCGCCGGGGGATTTGTCAACTTCACCGTCCGTCCCGAAGCGCTCGCTGCCGCCGTGCTGGCGGAGGTGACCGAGCGCGGGGATGCGTTTGGTAAGGATAGCTCGGTCGGGGCAGGCGAGAAGGTGATTGTCGAGTACAGCTCGCCCAATATCGCCCGAAAGATGCATGTCGGTCACCTGCGCTCCACCGTGATCGGCCACAGCTTGCGCCTGATCTTCGAGGCACTCGGCTACGACGTGATCGCCGACAACCATTTAGGCGACTGGGGGACGCAGTTTGGGATGCTCCTGGCCGCTATCGACCTCTGGAAGCTCACCCCCTGGGACGATCCCGACCCGGTGCAGAGCTTGGTCGTGCTCTACGCCAAGTACAACAGCGAGGCCAAAGAGGACGAGAGCCTCAAGGACCTGGCACGGGCGTGGTTTAAGAAGCTGGAAGATGGCGATGTCTGGGCACGGGAGACCTGGCAGAAGCTAATCGACATCACCATGGCCGAGTTTAGCCGCACCTACGACCGGCTCGGGGTGAGCTTCACGACCCAGCATGGCGAGAGCTACTTTGAGTCGAGGATGCCTGCGGTGATGGCCGAGGCGGTGGAGAAGGGAGTCGCGCGGCGGGATGCGGGCGGCGCGCTGGTGGTGGAGTTCGACGACAAGCTCCCGAGCTGCCTGCTCCAGAAGTCCGACGGCGGGACACTCTACCAGACCCGTGATGCGGCGACGTGTCTCTACCGCTTGGAGAACTACGCCCCGGCGCGCAATATCTACGTGGTCGGTGCTGAGCAGAAGCTCCACTTCCAGCAGGTCTTTGAGATCGTCCGGCGCATGGGCTACGAAAAAATCGCGGATGTGAGCATTCATATCAGCTTCGGGAAGGTCTCGCCGCCCAACGGTGGGCGCTTCTCCATGCGTGAGGGCAACGTCGTCTTCCTCAACGATGTCCTCGATGAGGCCGTGGAGCGGGCAGAAGCCGCGATGCGCGCCAATGTCGCTGCGGGGCGCTCGGAGCTGACCGAGGAAGAGATCCCCGAGATCGCGGAGACCCTGGGAATCGGGGCGGTGGTCTACGCCGATCTCTTCCAGGGGCCGGACCGCAACATCACCTTCGACTGGGACAAGATGCTCCAGAGCGAGGGAAACACGGCGATGTACCTCCAGTACGCCCACGCCCGCTGCCGAAGCATCCTGCGCAAGGCTAGCCCTCTTGCACCTCCATCCGATGGGGGCGGGGGGGGCTTGTTGGTGCATCCCGCAGAGCAAGCGCTCCTCAAGCAGCTGGCGCGCATGCCGCACGCGGTGCGCGAGGCAGGCGAGAAGTACCTGCCCGCCAGTGTCGCCGACTGGACCTTCCAGCTGGCAAAGGCGTTCTCCACCTTCTGGGAAAACTGCCCCGTCCTACGCGACGATGTCGCGCCCGAGATGCGAACAGCCCGCCTGGAGCTGGTTGCGGCGACGGCGCAAGGGCTCAAGAACGGGCTGGCACTGCTGGGAATCAAGGCTCCCGAGCGGGTTTGA
- the murQ gene encoding N-acetylmuramic acid 6-phosphate etherase, which yields MNTLPSTELVNPHTDGMDRLPTDEMLRRINDEDEKVAGIVRGCIPEIARAVDAVAAGLRRGGRLIYVGAGTSGRLGVLDASECLPTFGVSVEQVFGIIAGGERALTKAIEGAEDDREAGAAAMDEVLVGEHDVVVGMSASGGAPYVRGAIARAKERGAVTVGVACATPAPLCDEADIPIQAVVGAEVLQGSTRLKSGTAQKLICNMLSTGAMVKIGKTLGNRMVDVQATNLKLVARAQRLIADLGQTDLETAATLLTQSGGSAKLGIIMARKGVDADQARALLAEADGFLSLVLGE from the coding sequence ATGAACACCCTCCCCAGTACCGAGCTGGTCAACCCCCACACCGACGGCATGGACCGTCTGCCCACCGACGAGATGCTGCGCCGGATCAACGACGAGGACGAGAAAGTCGCGGGGATTGTCCGTGGCTGCATCCCTGAGATCGCCCGGGCCGTGGACGCGGTCGCGGCGGGGCTGCGGCGCGGCGGACGGCTGATCTATGTCGGGGCGGGGACCTCGGGGCGGCTGGGCGTGCTCGATGCCAGCGAGTGCCTCCCCACCTTTGGGGTCTCGGTCGAGCAGGTCTTTGGCATTATCGCCGGCGGCGAGCGGGCGCTCACCAAGGCAATCGAGGGCGCGGAGGACGACCGCGAGGCGGGGGCGGCGGCGATGGACGAGGTCCTCGTGGGAGAGCACGATGTGGTGGTGGGCATGAGCGCCTCCGGGGGCGCGCCCTATGTCCGCGGCGCGATCGCCCGGGCCAAGGAGCGTGGCGCGGTCACCGTGGGAGTCGCCTGCGCCACCCCCGCGCCGCTCTGTGACGAGGCCGATATCCCGATCCAGGCGGTGGTAGGCGCCGAGGTGCTCCAGGGCTCGACCCGGCTCAAGTCCGGGACAGCGCAGAAGCTGATCTGCAACATGCTCTCCACCGGCGCGATGGTCAAGATCGGCAAGACCCTGGGCAACCGCATGGTCGATGTCCAGGCCACCAATCTCAAGCTGGTCGCCCGCGCCCAGCGCCTCATCGCCGATCTTGGGCAGACCGACCTGGAGACCGCCGCCACGCTCCTCACCCAGTCCGGGGGCTCCGCCAAGCTGGGAATCATCATGGCCCGCAAAGGCGTCGATGCCGACCAAGCCCGCGCCCTCCTCGCCGAAGCCGACGGCTTCCTCTCGCTCGTGCTGGGCGAGTAG
- a CDS encoding ammonium transporter: MTGGLLLGGSAIAHAQTPKAAFTPDSGDTAWMLVATALVMVMTPGLAFFYAGMVRRKNTINVLMQSFVAISVVTVLWLLVGYSLSFAPGSPVIGGLSYVFQANTDAAQQLTLNGAALTIPHPLFMIFQMMFAIITPALISGAIVDRMKFSAYLFFIAAWSLLVYSPMAHMMWGEGGLFFKMGAVDYAGGTVVHTLAGVSALILATLVGRRKFIRGEETRPHNVPFILLGTALLWFGWFGFNAGSAGGAGNVATNALIVTHVSAAVAAAVWMLIDVIRGGKPTAFGFAAGAVIGLVAITPASGYVSPLSSIVIGAVASVVGYLGVQLKEKIRYDDSLDVVAVHGMGGIWGMLSVGLFASKAINPAVNNGLFLGGGATLLLNQFMATAAAVILAGVGSLAIGMLAKVLFKGLRVEPQEEGIGLDETVHGETAYTGEDLTLVAAEQEHFSKAA, encoded by the coding sequence ATGACAGGAGGCCTGCTCCTGGGAGGAAGTGCGATCGCGCATGCCCAGACACCTAAGGCCGCGTTTACACCCGACAGTGGTGATACCGCCTGGATGCTCGTGGCGACCGCGCTCGTCATGGTGATGACCCCAGGTTTGGCTTTCTTTTACGCGGGGATGGTACGCCGCAAGAACACGATCAATGTACTGATGCAGTCGTTTGTGGCGATCTCCGTAGTCACCGTGCTCTGGTTGCTCGTGGGCTATAGCCTGAGCTTTGCGCCGGGAAGTCCTGTGATTGGGGGACTGAGCTATGTCTTCCAAGCCAACACCGATGCGGCACAGCAGCTGACTCTCAATGGGGCCGCACTGACAATCCCCCACCCCCTCTTCATGATCTTCCAGATGATGTTTGCCATCATCACTCCCGCCCTGATCTCCGGCGCGATCGTGGACCGCATGAAGTTTAGCGCCTATCTGTTCTTTATCGCCGCATGGAGCCTCTTGGTCTACTCGCCCATGGCACACATGATGTGGGGCGAGGGCGGTCTGTTCTTTAAGATGGGGGCCGTGGACTACGCCGGTGGCACGGTGGTGCACACCCTGGCCGGTGTCTCCGCGCTGATCCTTGCGACTCTGGTGGGCCGCCGCAAGTTTATCCGCGGTGAGGAGACCCGCCCCCACAACGTTCCCTTTATCCTCCTGGGAACGGCGCTGCTCTGGTTTGGCTGGTTTGGCTTCAACGCAGGCTCTGCGGGTGGTGCTGGAAATGTCGCCACCAACGCCCTGATCGTCACCCATGTCTCCGCTGCCGTGGCTGCGGCGGTCTGGATGCTGATCGACGTCATCCGTGGGGGCAAGCCGACCGCGTTTGGCTTCGCTGCCGGTGCGGTGATCGGCCTGGTCGCCATTACTCCTGCGTCGGGCTATGTCTCCCCGCTCTCCTCAATCGTGATTGGGGCCGTTGCCTCTGTGGTGGGCTACCTCGGGGTGCAGCTCAAGGAGAAGATCCGCTACGACGACTCCCTCGATGTGGTGGCCGTGCACGGCATGGGCGGTATCTGGGGAATGCTCAGTGTTGGCCTCTTTGCGAGCAAGGCGATCAACCCCGCAGTCAACAATGGCCTGTTCCTCGGTGGCGGCGCGACCCTGCTCCTCAACCAGTTCATGGCAACCGCCGCCGCCGTCATCCTGGCGGGTGTTGGTAGCCTCGCGATTGGCATGCTGGCCAAGGTGCTCTTCAAGGGACTCCGTGTGGAGCCGCAGGAAGAGGGCATCGGGCTCGACGAGACCGTGCACGGCGAGACTGCCTACACGGGTGAGGACCTTACTCTGGTCGCAGCGGAGCAGGAGCACTTCAGCAAGGCTGCCTAG